In the Halorubrum ruber genome, AGGCTCTTCGTGTCCGGTTCGGACCAGCCGGCCACCTCCTGCGGCGAGACGCCCTCGATGTCCATCGGGGCGCTGCCCGTACCGTGGATGGTGTCGACCGCGGCCTCGATCCCGTCGATGGACTCCTCCGTGTCGAGGGTGACCGGACGGTCACCGATCGGCCCGAAGAGGTTGTCCTGACCGCCGAAAAAGGCGCCGCCCATGCTCGTGAGGTACTCGTTGAACGTACAGCACGCCAGCCCGGCGTAGTTGTTCCCCTGCCAGAGGTGGCCGTAATCGACGTCGGCGCCGTCCATGGCCTCCGAGACGATCTGGGAGAACTCCCCCCACGTCGGCGGGTCCCCGCGCCACGTGTTGAAGTCCGATTCGCCGTAGCCCGCGTTCCGAAGCAGGTCTTTCCGATACGTGATGGTCGGGAAGTCGGGGAACACGGGAACCGAGTACAGGTCACCCGTCTCGGGGTGAGTCCCCGTGTTGATCATCGACTGGACGCCCTCCTCTCTGACCCGGGAGATGAACTCGTCGTCCATCTCCTCTTCGAGGTTGACCAGGTCGCCGCGGACGATGAACGGGAGGGTCCACCCGTTGTCCGTCAACACCAGGTCGGGGTCGGACTCCTCCGCGTTGATCGCGGTCCGGAGCTGCTGTTGCTTGCTGCCCGTGTCCTGTGGCGGCCGGGTCATCTCGATCGTGATCGAGTCCGGCACGCCCGCCTCGTGGAGCACCTCGGGGAAGCCGGCGTCCACGAACTGCGGTCCCGAGAAGACCGTGACCGTGCCGCCGATCTCGCCGTCCCCCGACGAGCCCGCCGTGGTTCCGCCGTCCCCACCGTCTCCACCGCCGGAACAGCCCGCGAGGCCGGCCGCTCCCACCGCGCCCGTCGCCGCGAGGTACTGTCGCCGCGAGACGCCGTTTCGTGTGCTATCTTCTGACATCACGTGGCCATAAGGAATAATCATTAATATAGTTACTGTGGATTACAACGGCCGTTGTAAAAATCAGTTCCCGGAGGAGGTGCCGACGCCGGGGCGGCTCGGACCGAGGCACGTCTCCTCGACGGGCGTGTCGTCGTCCCAGCGGTGGGTCCGATGGATGTCGATGTAGTCGGTCCGAGTCGATGGCGGCGGAACGTTGATGCCCCGGTGGCGGGTATCTGGTCGGGATGGGATCGTCGTTCGTCTCCGGACTCCGGCGGTCGGACCACACCGGTGAGAACCGCTGTTGGCCGTGTACGGTCGTCAACGTCGCCCTCGTCGGTGCCGCCGGCACGGCGCTGGGAGCCGTCGTCACGCCGGCGGTCGGCGTCGCCGCCGCGGTCGGCGGCCTGGCGCTGGTCTGGCTCCGCGGGTACCTGATTCCGGGCACCCCGCGGTTCGCCCCGCCGTTGGTCGCCGCCGTCCCGGGCGGAGCGGCCCTCTTCGACGAGGCGCCCCGGGGCCAAGAGGAGCCACCGAACGGGGGCGGATCGCTGGGGGCCGAAGACGGGCCTGCCGACCCCGAGGCCCTGCTCGACCGGCTCGTCGAGACCGGTGTCCTCGAAGTCGGCGACGACACCGTCGCTCCCACCGCGGCGTTCGACGAGCGGTGGCACGCGGAGATGGACCGACTGCGCGACGACACCACGGAGGAACTCGCCCGCGCCGCGCTCGCGATCTCCCCGGCGGCCGAGGCGCGGACGATCGACGACGAGTGGATCGCGCTCGGTCCCGAGGACGGCGGCGTGACGGACGAGACCTGGCTCAGCCGTCCGGTAGCGATCGCCGAGATCGCCGGCTACCGGGCGACCGAGTCGCACCTCGACGACGACGAGACCCGGCTGGCGGCGGCGCAGACGAACCGATTGTTCCTCGACTCGTGTCCGGACTGCGGGGCCGCCTTGGAACGGGGCACGGACATGTCGTGTTGCGGCGGCCACACTGGTGCCGGCGACGAACCGTCCGAGACGCTCGTCTGTCCGGACTGCGAGGCCCGGCTGTTCACGTTCGACTGATACCGAGCCGGCGCCGCGCCGCACACGGCGGAGAGGCCGACGTGTGGACCGCACAGTTCGGACCGGGAACAATAAGTGAATTTACTACAGAAGGGAGTGTAACTGAACATGAGCGAGAGAAACCCCGACAGCCGACGGAGCACTGAGGGCTGGTCCCCGCCGCAGTGGACGAGATCGCAGGCCGACGGGATCGAACGCACGCCCGAAACCGTCGCCCCGGTCATCGAGCCGCCGCCCGAGGACCCAGCCGCCGACCTCCACATCTGGGACACGTGGCTGCTCCGGGATCGACACGGAGAGATCGCCGAGATCGACGGCTGGCGGGTGCTCTTCTCACTGACCGCCCCCGAGGAACTACTCCCCGGAAAGCGCCACGACGTCGCGGAGATCCGGTTCTTCTACTCCCGGAACGGCACCGAGTGGCACGGCGGCGATCGCGTGTTCGAGGCCGACGCGCTCGGCCAGCGCCAGTGGGCCGGCTCCGCGCTGTACGACGACGGCGAGCTGTACCTGTACTACACAGCCGCCGGGGACGAGTCGGCCGACGACCTGAACTACACGCAGCGCATCGCGGTCGGCCACGGCGGCCGTTTCGAGGCCGACGAGGACGGCGTGTGGAGCGAGGGGCCTTGGCGCCACGAGACCATCCTCGAACCGGACGGGGAGTGGTACGAGAACGAGGACCAGTCTCGGGGGATGATCTACACGTTCCGCGACCCCTGGTTCTTCGAGGACCCGGAGACGGGCGAGACAAACCTCCTGTTCGAGGCGAACACGCCGGTCCCCGTCGACAGCGACCGGTGCGACGGCGACGAGGCGCAGACGGAGTTCAACGGGAGCGTCGGCGTCGCCGCGTCCCCGAGCGGCGACCCGCTCGACTGGGAGCTCGAACCGCCGCTTCTCGACGGCGTCTGCGTCAATCAGGAGCTCGAACGCCCCCACGTCGTCCCCCGCGACGGCCGGTACTACCTCTTCTTTTCGAGCCACATGCACACCTTTTCGCCCGGTCTCCACGGTTTCGACGGCCTCTACGGGTTCGTCGCCGACTCGCTCCGGGGGGAGTACGAGCCGCTGAACGGGTCCGGGTTAGTCGTGACCAACCCAGCGAGCGTCCCCTTCCAGGCGTACTCTTGGATGGCGTTTCCCTACCGGGACGAGATACTCGTTCAGAGCTTCTACAACTACCGCGAGTTCGCCGGCGACTCGCTCGACGGCATCGCGGACCTCTCGGAGGCCGAGCAGCGACGCCGGTTCGGCGGGACGCTGAGCCCGACGCTTCGGCTCGACGTCGACGGCGATCGGACGCGCATCCACGGCACGCTCGCGCACTGGCACATCCCCACCTCGGAAGAGGAGCTCCCGGACACCGACGAGTATCGACCGCCGGACGAGGTAGGCTCGGACGACGGCTACGTCGATCGGGTGGACGCCCGGATGGATCGCCACCGGACCGTCGGGTACCTA is a window encoding:
- a CDS encoding extracellular solute-binding protein; the protein is MSEDSTRNGVSRRQYLAATGAVGAAGLAGCSGGGDGGDGGTTAGSSGDGEIGGTVTVFSGPQFVDAGFPEVLHEAGVPDSITIEMTRPPQDTGSKQQQLRTAINAEESDPDLVLTDNGWTLPFIVRGDLVNLEEEMDDEFISRVREEGVQSMINTGTHPETGDLYSVPVFPDFPTITYRKDLLRNAGYGESDFNTWRGDPPTWGEFSQIVSEAMDGADVDYGHLWQGNNYAGLACCTFNEYLTSMGGAFFGGQDNLFGPIGDRPVTLDTEESIDGIEAAVDTIHGTGSAPMDIEGVSPQEVAGWSEPDTKSLFEDGSAVTQRNWTYSIGGALTAFEETDMELGVMPLPQGPNGSWHAQGGWIMSMNPYTDNMASAKEVIKAWWEDSVLEYQFDTANFMPPKPELYSYVEQSDTYGPYFEALQYSAENLIPRPTTSVWPNQRSIVATEVNAALRQEKSPQEAASAMQEQISAVEEQSG
- a CDS encoding glycoside hydrolase family 68 protein, whose amino-acid sequence is MSERNPDSRRSTEGWSPPQWTRSQADGIERTPETVAPVIEPPPEDPAADLHIWDTWLLRDRHGEIAEIDGWRVLFSLTAPEELLPGKRHDVAEIRFFYSRNGTEWHGGDRVFEADALGQRQWAGSALYDDGELYLYYTAAGDESADDLNYTQRIAVGHGGRFEADEDGVWSEGPWRHETILEPDGEWYENEDQSRGMIYTFRDPWFFEDPETGETNLLFEANTPVPVDSDRCDGDEAQTEFNGSVGVAASPSGDPLDWELEPPLLDGVCVNQELERPHVVPRDGRYYLFFSSHMHTFSPGLHGFDGLYGFVADSLRGEYEPLNGSGLVVTNPASVPFQAYSWMAFPYRDEILVQSFYNYREFAGDSLDGIADLSEAEQRRRFGGTLSPTLRLDVDGDRTRIHGTLAHWHIPTSEEELPDTDEYRPPDEVGSDDGYVDRVDARMDRHRTVGYLRSNY